The following is a genomic window from Butyricimonas faecihominis.
TGTTATCTAAGCATAAATGACTCCTTGGTAACGACACAACTTCCTTATTTCGGCAGAGCTACATGGGCATCAAATTCACACTTAGATTCAGTTTCCTTCAACACGGTATTATTCAGTCGCACGGTAAAAATTTACCAAGATGGAAAAAAGAAAGCGATTGCCTATCAAATAACCGTTCGCTCCAACCAAGATATTTGTTATCTGAACATGGATATTCAATATGACGGAACTTGCTATTTATATTTTAGTGACCGTAAGCGGGCTCCTATCAGTTATGTCGGGCAAATAACACCCTTAAATTCTACTACGCAAAAAAGATATAGGCCATCACCAAAGCAGCAATAATACCCGCAAAATCGGCAATCAATCCACAAGGTATCGCGTAACGTGTATTTTTAATCCCCACCGCACCAAAATACACGGCGATAATATAAAATGTCGTATC
Proteins encoded in this region:
- a CDS encoding DUF4251 domain-containing protein, which produces MKRITFIFLIGILFFTTGQAQNKKEIRFEKEFQKTLALVNSDQFTVKFYIATPTVQTLFTSPGAGANIDINPQNCYLSINDSLVTTQLPYFGRATWASNSHLDSVSFNTVLFSRTVKIYQDGKKKAIAYQITVRSNQDICYLNMDIQYDGTCYLYFSDRKRAPISYVGQITPLNSTTQKRYRPSPKQQ